Proteins encoded within one genomic window of Chlorobaculum sp. MV4-Y:
- a CDS encoding AAA family ATPase has product MIIQKLRFANLNSLQGEWEIDFTRPEYLSDGLFAITGPTGSGKSTILDAICLALYGQTPRLGRITKSSNEIMSRHAGDCFAEVTFATASGAYRCHWSQHRSRHKRGGELQSQKHEISDAATGKLIQTKLQETLQEVEARTGMDFDRFTRSMLLAQGEFAAFLQADADQRAPVLEQITGTELYSVISMKVHERRRDEQARLERLQLECEGIQLLGDEERQALENERAECIEKERELSAGVERDSAALRWLQEIARLEASLAAIGSEAAALDAEREAFRADEERLRLARNAAAVEPLHAVLRLKRAQLQRDSDELAAKEAGRPEVERQRLEAEARHEAAGKALALAQESAAAAKPLIAQVRQLDALIEGKRLEAERRKRELEALEERRERIDAERATVAESVESARNELLSLRAWQEEHRVDASLVGALSGIRHAFDELLPAAERERAAASGIVAIQQAIERLLNESATIELDAKASQVALDEARRALDERKATFTAQLGGSTLKALRADLDFLRERRRLLEEIVALYKSGKELLPKITELGANIEALESRRAEAARKLEHARELLAHAEREAAAQEKLVRMADRVRSLEEERRRLVAGHPCPLCGSEHHPYAGESALPESDAAALDAAKRAVQERSREIRELEIGIAERRTEIAQMQQRRDDLAAMRETSGRQCLALLEKACIEAPAKEAEPVVLEKLAESERKVGELAGRIEQLDLLEQQIRTDDAQLQLLGEVARADERRLEQAAERQRTYRFDLARLERDREVAKRELGERQQLLRRLVEPYGVAADDEIDEPLIARLEARRDAWQSEEERGRSLENSVQNGEALLRNFADQLAALDADLAARHEQVEVAFSGVEIVKKERLKLFSEKSPDAEEERLERLAQASRDRFAASSEALSAARQVLAVLDTSIVELRRAVEEEREEAERHEAEFGAALTGKGFADEAAFIAASLPEAERERLENAVTSLEHRKRDLDLKRSDREARLRDELERRLTASSANELAVRIEVLQNAIRELHGRIGAIASQLEAYRQAADEHRAKMAVVEAQQAECRRWELLHSLIGSADGKKFRNFAQGITFEIMIVHANKQLARMTDRYVLLHDPSGALELSVIDKWQAGEVRSTRNLSGGESFIVSLALALGLSQMSSRNVRVDSLFLDEGFGTLDEEALETALKTLGSLQQSGKLIGIISHVPALRDRIATHIKVTPLTGGRSAIEGPGVSGPR; this is encoded by the coding sequence GTGATAATCCAGAAGCTCCGTTTCGCCAATCTGAACTCGCTGCAAGGGGAGTGGGAGATCGATTTTACCCGGCCCGAATATCTTTCGGACGGGCTGTTCGCCATTACCGGCCCGACCGGCTCGGGCAAAAGCACCATTCTCGACGCCATTTGCCTCGCGCTCTACGGCCAGACGCCGCGCCTCGGGCGGATCACCAAGAGCAGCAACGAAATCATGTCGCGCCACGCGGGGGACTGCTTCGCCGAGGTGACCTTCGCGACCGCCTCCGGCGCGTACCGCTGCCACTGGAGCCAGCACCGTTCGCGCCACAAGCGCGGTGGCGAGTTGCAGTCCCAGAAGCACGAAATCTCCGACGCGGCGACCGGCAAGCTCATTCAGACAAAATTGCAGGAGACGTTGCAGGAGGTCGAGGCGCGAACTGGCATGGACTTCGACCGCTTCACCCGCTCGATGCTGCTTGCCCAGGGCGAGTTCGCGGCGTTTCTGCAAGCCGATGCCGACCAGCGCGCGCCCGTGCTCGAACAGATCACCGGCACGGAACTTTACTCGGTGATTTCGATGAAGGTGCACGAGCGGCGGCGCGACGAGCAGGCGCGGCTCGAACGGCTCCAGCTCGAATGCGAGGGCATCCAGTTGCTTGGCGACGAGGAGCGGCAGGCGCTCGAAAACGAGCGGGCGGAGTGCATCGAAAAGGAGCGCGAGCTGAGCGCCGGGGTCGAACGCGATTCGGCGGCCCTGCGCTGGTTGCAGGAGATCGCGCGGCTCGAAGCGTCACTCGCGGCTATCGGCAGCGAAGCGGCGGCGCTCGACGCCGAGCGCGAGGCGTTCCGCGCAGACGAGGAGCGCCTCCGGCTCGCCCGCAACGCCGCCGCCGTCGAGCCGTTGCACGCCGTGCTGAGGCTGAAACGGGCGCAGTTGCAGCGCGACAGCGATGAGCTTGCTGCGAAGGAGGCTGGGCGACCGGAGGTCGAGCGCCAACGGCTGGAGGCGGAAGCGCGGCACGAAGCTGCCGGAAAAGCGCTCGCTTTGGCTCAGGAGAGCGCCGCGGCGGCGAAGCCGCTCATCGCGCAGGTGCGGCAGCTCGACGCGCTGATCGAGGGCAAGCGGCTGGAGGCGGAGCGACGGAAGCGCGAACTGGAGGCGCTCGAAGAGCGGCGCGAGCGAATCGATGCCGAACGCGCAACGGTCGCTGAAAGCGTCGAATCGGCGCGGAACGAGTTGCTTTCGCTTCGCGCCTGGCAGGAGGAGCACCGCGTGGACGCCTCGCTTGTCGGTGCGCTGTCGGGCATCCGCCACGCTTTCGACGAACTGCTTCCGGCGGCGGAGCGGGAGCGGGCCGCCGCCTCCGGCATTGTTGCCATTCAGCAAGCCATCGAGCGGTTGCTGAACGAAAGCGCGACCATCGAACTTGATGCAAAGGCGTCGCAAGTCGCACTCGACGAAGCTCGCCGGGCGCTCGACGAGCGGAAAGCGACGTTCACCGCGCAGCTTGGCGGCTCGACGCTGAAAGCGCTTCGCGCCGACCTCGATTTCCTGCGCGAGCGCCGAAGGCTGCTCGAAGAGATCGTGGCACTCTATAAATCCGGCAAAGAGCTGCTGCCAAAAATCACCGAACTTGGCGCGAATATCGAGGCGCTCGAAAGCCGTCGGGCGGAGGCCGCGCGAAAGCTCGAACATGCGCGGGAGCTGCTGGCTCACGCGGAGCGCGAGGCGGCGGCGCAGGAGAAGCTCGTGCGGATGGCTGATCGGGTGCGCAGCCTCGAAGAGGAGCGCCGCCGCCTCGTCGCCGGTCACCCTTGTCCCTTGTGTGGCTCGGAGCACCACCCCTACGCCGGAGAGTCAGCGCTGCCGGAGAGCGACGCAGCGGCGCTCGACGCAGCGAAGCGAGCCGTACAGGAGCGGTCACGGGAAATCCGGGAGCTTGAAATCGGCATTGCCGAACGCCGGACGGAGATCGCCCAGATGCAGCAGCGTCGCGACGATCTCGCCGCCATGCGCGAAACCTCCGGGCGGCAGTGCCTTGCCTTGCTCGAAAAAGCGTGTATCGAAGCTCCGGCGAAGGAAGCAGAGCCGGTTGTGCTCGAAAAGCTTGCGGAGAGCGAGCGCAAGGTTGGCGAGCTTGCCGGGCGGATCGAACAGCTCGACCTTCTCGAACAGCAGATTCGCACTGACGACGCGCAGTTGCAACTTCTCGGCGAAGTCGCACGCGCCGACGAGCGCCGTCTCGAACAGGCCGCCGAGCGGCAGCGCACCTACCGCTTCGACCTGGCTCGCCTCGAACGCGACCGCGAAGTGGCGAAACGCGAACTCGGCGAGCGGCAGCAGCTCTTGCGCCGCCTCGTCGAACCTTACGGCGTCGCGGCGGATGACGAAATTGACGAGCCGCTCATTGCCAGGCTGGAGGCGCGGCGCGATGCATGGCAAAGCGAGGAGGAGCGAGGCCGAAGCCTCGAAAACTCCGTGCAAAACGGTGAGGCGTTGCTTCGCAACTTTGCCGATCAGCTCGCGGCGCTCGACGCCGATCTCGCCGCGCGGCACGAACAGGTCGAGGTGGCATTTTCCGGGGTGGAGATTGTCAAAAAAGAGCGCCTGAAACTGTTCAGCGAGAAGTCGCCCGATGCCGAGGAGGAGCGGCTCGAACGCCTTGCGCAGGCATCGCGCGACCGGTTTGCTGCTTCGTCGGAAGCGCTCAGCGCCGCGCGGCAGGTGCTTGCCGTGCTTGATACTTCGATAGTTGAGTTGCGTCGCGCTGTCGAAGAGGAGCGCGAAGAAGCCGAACGGCACGAGGCGGAGTTCGGTGCGGCGCTCACCGGAAAGGGATTTGCCGACGAAGCGGCGTTTATCGCGGCCTCGCTTCCGGAGGCCGAGCGCGAGCGGCTTGAAAACGCGGTGACTTCGCTGGAGCATCGCAAGCGCGACCTCGACCTCAAGCGTTCTGATCGCGAGGCGCGGCTGCGCGATGAGCTGGAGCGTCGTCTCACGGCGTCGTCCGCCAACGAACTTGCGGTGCGGATCGAGGTGCTTCAGAATGCAATTCGCGAACTTCACGGGCGCATCGGGGCCATTGCGAGCCAGCTCGAAGCGTACCGGCAGGCGGCGGACGAGCACCGCGCGAAAATGGCGGTGGTCGAAGCGCAGCAAGCCGAGTGCCGCCGGTGGGAGCTTTTGCATAGCCTCATCGGCTCGGCGGACGGCAAGAAGTTCCGCAACTTCGCGCAGGGCATCACTTTCGAGATCATGATCGTCCACGCCAACAAACAGCTCGCGCGCATGACCGACCGCTACGTGCTTTTGCACGACCCGTCGGGCGCGCTCGAACTCAGTGTGATCGACAAGTGGCAGGCGGGTGAGGTGCGCTCCACGCGCAACCTTTCCGGCGGCGAGAGCTTCATCGTCAGCCTCGCGCTTGCGCTCGGCCTGTCGCAAATGTCAAGCCGGAATGTCCGCGTCGATTCGCTCTTTCTCGATGAAGGGTTCGGTACGCTCGACGAGGAGGCACTCGAAACGGCCCTGAAAACGCTTGGCAGTCTCCAGCAGTCCGGCAAGCTGATCGGCATCATTTCGCATGTGCCGGCTCTGCGGGATCGCATTGCTACGCACATTAAAGTCACGCCACTCACCGGAGGCCGGAGCGCCATCGAAGGCCCTGGCGTCAGCGGTCCCAGGTGA
- a CDS encoding exonuclease SbcCD subunit D C-terminal domain-containing protein, which yields MSLRILHTSDWHLGRSLFGRSRLHEFEAFLDWLAGTVESRGIEVLVVAGDIFDTTTPGNATQKLYYQFLHRIALTPGSPCRHVVITSGNHDSPTFLDAPKELLRSFDVHVLGAATGDPADEVRVLFDREGRPEAIVCAVPFLRDRDIRTVEPGESLEDKIRKLSDGVSLHYAEVAQIAAERRRSLGEQIPVIAMGHLFTAGCVTTEDDGVREIYAGALSIVCSTAFPPVFDYVALGHMHVPQRVDKTEHMRYCGSPIPMGFGEAKQQKLVLQVDFEGRTPAVTEIAIPRFQPLERLAGSLDELSAAIAALRLAGSNAWLEIDCRGDEAPATVQEAMEKAVEGSLLEICRIRNNRPLQQALRQSTMDETLQQLDPEAVFNRCLEAYGTDESLRPALLESYREVLRSIHEEDVMAEKEVRS from the coding sequence TTGTCTTTACGAATCCTTCACACATCGGACTGGCATCTCGGACGGTCGCTGTTTGGGCGGAGCCGCCTGCATGAGTTCGAGGCTTTTCTCGACTGGCTGGCGGGAACCGTCGAGTCGCGGGGCATCGAGGTGCTCGTCGTCGCGGGTGACATCTTCGACACCACCACGCCGGGCAACGCCACGCAGAAGCTCTATTACCAGTTCCTGCACCGCATCGCCCTGACGCCCGGCTCGCCGTGCCGACACGTGGTCATTACCAGCGGGAACCACGATTCTCCCACCTTTCTCGATGCACCGAAGGAGTTGCTGCGCTCGTTCGACGTGCATGTGCTTGGCGCGGCGACCGGCGATCCGGCAGACGAGGTGCGTGTGCTTTTTGACCGGGAGGGCCGCCCGGAGGCGATTGTGTGCGCGGTGCCGTTCCTGCGGGATCGTGACATCCGCACGGTCGAGCCGGGGGAGAGTCTGGAGGATAAAATCCGCAAGCTCTCCGACGGCGTGTCGCTGCACTACGCCGAGGTGGCGCAGATCGCCGCCGAGCGCCGCCGGAGTCTCGGCGAACAGATTCCGGTGATTGCGATGGGCCATCTCTTCACGGCGGGGTGCGTCACGACTGAGGATGATGGCGTGCGTGAAATTTATGCAGGAGCGCTCTCGATTGTCTGCTCGACCGCCTTTCCGCCTGTCTTCGACTATGTCGCTCTCGGCCACATGCACGTGCCGCAACGGGTTGACAAAACGGAGCATATGCGCTATTGCGGCTCGCCGATTCCGATGGGATTCGGCGAGGCGAAGCAGCAGAAGCTGGTGCTTCAGGTCGATTTCGAAGGGCGCACGCCAGCGGTCACGGAGATCGCGATTCCCCGCTTCCAGCCACTCGAACGGCTCGCCGGGAGCCTCGACGAGCTGAGCGCCGCCATCGCTGCGCTGCGGTTGGCGGGCAGCAACGCCTGGCTCGAAATCGACTGTCGCGGAGACGAAGCGCCCGCAACCGTGCAGGAGGCGATGGAGAAGGCGGTCGAAGGATCGCTGCTCGAAATTTGCCGTATCCGCAACAACCGTCCGCTCCAGCAGGCGCTGCGCCAATCCACGATGGACGAGACGCTTCAGCAGCTCGATCCGGAAGCGGTCTTCAACCGCTGCCTCGAAGCGTACGGCACGGACGAATCGCTCCGCCCTGCGCTTCTTGAAAGCTATCGCGAGGTGCTCCGCTCGATCCACGAGGAGGATGTGATGGCCGAAAAGGAGGTTCGCTCGTGA
- a CDS encoding DNA recombination protein RmuC, translated as MTSILVILLLVILAAALGFLLLRSQRESRGLSVENARLQAEVEHERERGVALLEARRSDEARLEAAMQNLANRIVEERGAALSEQHRQRLDGLLEPFRLQLDSFRQRIDEVHRNDTELSARLLEQVRQLQELNHQVSDEANNLARAIKGESKKQGDWGELIVERLFEASGLVKGREYTVQESNRTDDGRLVRPDFMVHLPGEKTVVIDAKVSLTAYERWCGEENEARRSEALREHVQSVRRHVAELEKKDYATLRGNRTLDFVIMCIPLEPAYQAAMQADSSLFYELAGKNVVVTGPATLMITLRLIAQIWRRENENRNAELIADKAGRIYDQVVLVAEAMTDARRKLAGVSESFDLAMKRLTEGRGNLAGRAEEIRKLGAKVSKKLPPELMDNEELIIDNES; from the coding sequence ATGACCTCGATCCTCGTTATCCTCCTACTTGTCATCCTTGCTGCTGCACTTGGGTTCCTGCTTCTGCGCAGCCAGCGGGAGTCTCGGGGGCTTTCGGTGGAGAATGCGCGGTTGCAGGCGGAGGTGGAGCATGAGCGGGAGCGGGGGGTGGCTTTGCTGGAGGCTCGGCGCTCCGACGAGGCGCGGTTGGAGGCTGCGATGCAGAATCTGGCGAACCGGATCGTAGAGGAGCGGGGGGCTGCGCTTTCGGAGCAGCACCGGCAGCGGCTCGATGGGCTGCTGGAGCCGTTCCGTTTGCAGCTCGACTCGTTTCGCCAGCGCATCGATGAGGTGCATCGCAACGATACGGAGCTGTCCGCGCGGCTCCTCGAACAGGTGAGGCAGCTTCAGGAGCTGAATCATCAGGTGAGCGATGAGGCCAACAACCTCGCGCGGGCCATCAAGGGCGAGAGCAAGAAGCAGGGTGACTGGGGCGAGCTGATCGTCGAGCGGCTTTTCGAGGCGTCGGGGCTGGTCAAGGGGCGCGAGTACACCGTGCAGGAGAGCAACCGCACGGACGACGGGCGGCTGGTGCGGCCCGATTTCATGGTGCATCTGCCGGGCGAAAAGACGGTGGTGATCGATGCCAAGGTGTCGCTGACCGCCTACGAGCGCTGGTGCGGCGAGGAGAACGAGGCCCGGCGCAGCGAGGCGTTGCGCGAGCACGTGCAATCGGTGCGCCGCCACGTGGCTGAGCTGGAAAAGAAGGACTACGCCACGCTCCGGGGCAACCGCACGCTCGACTTCGTCATCATGTGCATCCCGCTCGAACCTGCTTATCAGGCGGCGATGCAGGCCGATTCGTCGCTCTTTTACGAACTCGCCGGAAAAAACGTCGTCGTCACTGGCCCGGCCACGCTCATGATTACTCTGCGCCTGATCGCGCAAATCTGGCGGCGCGAAAACGAAAACCGCAACGCCGAACTGATTGCCGACAAGGCGGGCCGCATCTACGACCAGGTGGTGCTGGTCGCCGAAGCGATGACCGACGCCCGCCGCAAGCTCGCCGGCGTGTCGGAGAGCTTCGACCTCGCCATGAAACGCCTCACCGAAGGCCGCGGCAACCTCGCTGGAAGAGCCGAAGAGATTCGCAAGCTCGGCGCGAAAGTATCGAAGAAGCTGCCGCCGGAGTTAATGGATAATGAAGAATTGATAATTGATAATGAATCGTAG
- a CDS encoding nitroreductase family protein, giving the protein MIDFRVDKKKCTQCALCAGDCPSRIIVMDEEEYPAIAPEKELACLRCEHCLAICPTGAISILGFCPEDSLLLKGGSPDPGQLETLIKGRRSVRRYKPENLDPDLMQKLLDVAWHAPTGVNSRQVRFTVLDDREKVAHLRDEVMNGLIRLDTEGLLPASKAYYAKFVKIWEKHKVDLIFREAPHLLIASAPKSVSTPKEDCMIALTCFELYAQACGVGTLWNGIATWAIDEMLPEIRRNLNIPDDHLFGYAMLFGKPAVHYARTVQHRPALIHRVP; this is encoded by the coding sequence ATGATCGATTTCAGGGTTGACAAAAAGAAATGCACACAGTGCGCCCTTTGTGCGGGGGATTGCCCGTCACGCATCATCGTGATGGATGAAGAAGAGTATCCAGCGATTGCTCCCGAAAAGGAACTGGCCTGCCTCAGGTGCGAGCATTGCCTCGCCATCTGCCCGACAGGCGCTATTTCAATCCTTGGCTTCTGCCCGGAAGACAGCCTGCTGCTCAAAGGTGGCTCCCCTGATCCGGGACAACTTGAGACTCTCATCAAGGGACGACGCTCGGTGCGACGTTACAAACCGGAAAATCTCGATCCCGATCTGATGCAGAAGCTGCTCGATGTCGCCTGGCACGCGCCCACCGGAGTGAATTCGCGCCAGGTGCGCTTCACCGTGCTCGATGACCGCGAAAAGGTCGCCCACTTGCGCGACGAGGTAATGAATGGCTTGATCCGACTCGATACGGAGGGTTTGTTGCCGGCGTCAAAAGCCTATTACGCGAAGTTTGTAAAGATATGGGAGAAGCACAAGGTCGATCTGATCTTCAGGGAGGCGCCGCATCTGCTCATCGCGTCGGCGCCAAAAAGCGTTTCGACCCCGAAGGAAGATTGCATGATCGCGCTTACCTGTTTCGAGCTGTACGCGCAGGCTTGCGGGGTTGGCACGCTCTGGAACGGCATCGCCACATGGGCTATCGACGAGATGCTACCCGAAATTCGCCGGAACCTCAACATTCCGGATGACCATCTCTTCGGCTATGCAATGCTCTTCGGCAAACCGGCAGTACACTACGCACGAACGGTACAGCACCGGCCAGCGCTGATCCACCGCGTACCGTAA
- a CDS encoding c-type cytochrome — MTTAIALSGSDDGNFNDPEIAAGEEVYESNCAGCHDSGTGGAPKPGKKDA; from the coding sequence ATGACGACCGCGATTGCATTGAGCGGATCGGATGACGGCAATTTCAACGACCCTGAAATCGCTGCCGGGGAAGAGGTCTACGAATCGAACTGCGCCGGTTGCCATGACAGTGGTACAGGCGGTGCGCCAAAGCCGGGCAAGAAGGATGCATGA
- a CDS encoding DUF2141 domain-containing protein: MNLSADLTLSSAEATSTGTGRIVVKVLDAHNCIGDLGIALFNDKHGFPGEVEHAFRKGGLHEIGESNRYVFEDVPYGIYAISVIHDESCCGELHKNCFGIPKEGVGTSNNPHFFLGPPSFENAKFQLDSPEVEVEVLLKYLCG, translated from the coding sequence ATGAACCTGTCCGCTGACCTAACACTGTCATCCGCTGAAGCCACATCAACCGGCACGGGCCGTATCGTGGTCAAAGTGCTCGATGCTCACAATTGCATAGGCGATCTTGGTATTGCGCTCTTCAATGACAAACATGGATTTCCGGGAGAGGTGGAACATGCGTTCAGAAAGGGCGGGCTGCACGAGATAGGGGAGTCGAATCGCTACGTCTTCGAGGACGTTCCTTATGGCATCTACGCTATCTCAGTTATCCACGACGAGAGCTGCTGTGGTGAGCTGCACAAAAACTGTTTCGGCATTCCGAAAGAGGGGGTCGGCACCTCCAACAATCCTCATTTCTTTCTCGGTCCGCCTTCGTTCGAGAACGCAAAATTTCAACTCGACAGCCCGGAGGTGGAGGTCGAAGTGCTTCTCAAATATTTGTGTGGGTAA
- a CDS encoding DegT/DnrJ/EryC1/StrS family aminotransferase, producing MAGAELIGREELAEIQELFSREKTTLYRYAPGNYKAREFEEKFAAYMGVKYAHAVSSGTAAIHCALAGAGVGPGDEVITTAWTFIAPVEAAAALGAVPVPVEIDETYHLDPAEVEKAITPKTKAVVAIPMWAAPKMDEIAEICERRGVTLIEDAAQSLGATYKGRKLGTIGKVGSFSFDAGKTLHVGEGGMVITDDKDVYDRVAEFSDHGHMHIPGLPRGKDPRRAKGLNYRLSEVTAAIGVAQLGKIDYILSKARENKYKIKDRISHLSNLVMRPFTDEAGAQGDTLIFKVRDPKAALAFEAHLMEHGFGTKILPEAIDWHYAAIWGHLLKAYDRYRDANLEELWPKTGELLQSSICLNIPVLMDDATIDRLVAAIISGAEKIG from the coding sequence ATGGCAGGAGCCGAGCTGATTGGCCGCGAGGAGCTGGCCGAGATTCAGGAGCTGTTCAGCAGGGAGAAAACCACCCTGTACCGGTATGCACCAGGTAACTACAAGGCGAGGGAGTTCGAGGAGAAGTTCGCCGCATACATGGGGGTCAAGTACGCCCACGCGGTGTCGTCGGGCACGGCGGCTATTCACTGTGCACTGGCTGGCGCGGGCGTCGGCCCCGGCGACGAGGTGATCACCACCGCCTGGACCTTCATCGCGCCGGTCGAAGCCGCCGCCGCGCTTGGCGCCGTGCCGGTGCCGGTGGAGATCGACGAGACCTACCACCTTGATCCGGCGGAGGTTGAGAAGGCGATTACGCCAAAAACAAAAGCCGTCGTGGCTATTCCGATGTGGGCCGCGCCGAAGATGGATGAAATCGCCGAAATCTGCGAGCGTCGCGGCGTGACGCTCATCGAGGACGCCGCCCAGTCGCTCGGCGCGACATACAAAGGGCGCAAGCTCGGCACCATCGGCAAGGTTGGCTCTTTCTCGTTCGACGCAGGCAAGACGTTGCACGTCGGCGAAGGCGGCATGGTCATCACCGACGACAAGGATGTCTACGACCGCGTGGCCGAATTCAGCGACCACGGTCACATGCACATCCCCGGTCTGCCGCGAGGCAAGGATCCTCGCCGCGCCAAGGGTTTAAACTATCGCCTGAGCGAAGTGACCGCCGCCATCGGCGTCGCCCAGCTTGGCAAGATCGACTACATTCTCTCGAAGGCGAGGGAGAACAAGTACAAGATCAAGGATCGCATCAGTCACCTCAGCAACCTCGTGATGCGCCCCTTTACCGACGAAGCCGGAGCGCAGGGCGACACGCTCATCTTCAAGGTTCGTGATCCCAAGGCTGCTTTAGCGTTCGAGGCGCACCTGATGGAGCATGGCTTCGGCACCAAGATTCTGCCGGAAGCGATCGACTGGCATTACGCCGCCATCTGGGGCCACCTGCTCAAGGCCTACGACCGCTACCGCGACGCCAACCTCGAAGAGTTGTGGCCGAAGACCGGCGAACTGCTCCAGAGCAGCATCTGCCTCAACATTCCGGTGCTGATGGACGACGCCACCATCGACAGGCTTGTCGCCGCCATCATCTCCGGCGCTGAAAAGATCGGATAA
- a CDS encoding iron-containing alcohol dehydrogenase: protein MNFFLSTDLCIGVNEALAVHEHLQSLGISKPGIIYDASLSENLYFQDVLRNINACYANAVVYCNEFRGEPTYRHLENVAEFFRRELPDGMVAIGGGSTIDLGKGVALLLTNNVPALSLKGFPKDVNDPVPLVTVPSLLGSGAEVSYNAVFIDENEGRKLGINSRKNFPKRSVIDPKLSMSAPMESVIASAMDSLVHCVDSFGSIKHTALSRIFSIEGFQRTFYALQQGQLDRAESRLDLALGSICGVTALMNSGDGPTNGFAYYVGVKHQVPHGLAGAIFLKEVMRYNVNKGYDKYALLNPARKEGASARESALELLEQMDDLYRQLAIPNLVPYGYGKGNVAELAAKASGALSGSFGGNPVEFNEESARVVIDALT from the coding sequence ATGAACTTTTTCCTCTCTACCGACCTCTGCATCGGGGTCAACGAGGCTCTCGCCGTGCATGAGCATCTTCAGTCGCTCGGTATTTCCAAACCGGGCATCATTTACGATGCAAGCCTTTCGGAAAATCTCTATTTCCAGGATGTGCTGCGCAACATCAACGCCTGCTATGCCAATGCGGTTGTCTATTGTAACGAGTTCAGAGGGGAGCCGACCTATCGGCATCTTGAAAATGTCGCGGAGTTTTTCCGCCGCGAGCTGCCCGACGGCATGGTGGCTATCGGAGGCGGGAGCACTATCGATCTCGGCAAGGGCGTCGCGCTGCTGCTGACCAACAACGTTCCGGCGCTTTCGCTCAAGGGCTTCCCGAAGGATGTGAACGACCCTGTGCCGCTCGTGACCGTGCCTTCGCTGCTTGGCAGCGGCGCCGAGGTGAGCTATAACGCGGTTTTCATCGACGAGAATGAAGGACGCAAGCTCGGTATCAACAGCCGCAAGAACTTCCCGAAGCGCTCGGTCATCGATCCCAAGCTCTCGATGAGTGCGCCGATGGAGAGCGTCATCGCTTCGGCGATGGACAGCCTCGTGCACTGCGTGGACAGCTTTGGTTCGATCAAGCACACTGCCCTGAGCCGCATCTTCTCGATCGAGGGTTTCCAGCGTACCTTCTACGCCCTGCAGCAGGGACAGCTCGACCGCGCCGAATCGCGCCTCGACCTCGCTCTTGGCAGCATCTGCGGCGTCACGGCGCTCATGAACTCCGGGGACGGCCCGACCAACGGCTTTGCCTACTACGTCGGCGTGAAGCACCAGGTGCCGCATGGCCTTGCGGGCGCGATCTTCCTCAAGGAGGTGATGCGTTACAACGTCAACAAGGGATACGACAAATACGCGCTGCTCAATCCGGCCCGAAAAGAGGGCGCATCGGCAAGGGAGTCCGCGCTGGAGTTGCTCGAACAGATGGACGATCTCTATCGCCAGCTCGCTATTCCCAATCTTGTTCCTTATGGTTACGGCAAGGGTAACGTCGCCGAACTCGCCGCAAAAGCGTCTGGTGCGCTCTCGGGCTCCTTCGGTGGCAACCCGGTCGAGTTCAACGAGGAATCGGCCCGGGTGGTGATTGACGCGCTGACTTGA
- a CDS encoding cytidylyltransferase domain-containing protein, with amino-acid sequence MRTAAIIPARGGSKGLKNKNIHPIAGLPLLAWSVLQASDAEHVDQVFVTTDDAAIAQVARQFGAEVIDRPEHISGDKATSESALLHALEVIAERYGAEPETVVFLQATSPLRKPGDIDRAVELFRRDGADSLISVTRADDLTIWEQRGGDWNSVNFDYRNRGMRQDRPSQFIENGSIYLFTPSVLRKFGNRIGQKLSVYPMEFWQTWEIDTIEEVDLVEFYLKQKGIDRSFNRS; translated from the coding sequence ATGCGGACGGCAGCCATCATTCCGGCGCGCGGCGGCTCGAAGGGCCTGAAAAACAAGAACATCCATCCGATAGCCGGCCTTCCGCTGCTGGCATGGAGCGTCTTGCAGGCTTCGGATGCCGAACATGTCGATCAGGTTTTTGTGACCACCGACGACGCGGCCATCGCTCAGGTGGCACGGCAGTTCGGTGCGGAGGTGATCGACCGCCCGGAGCACATCAGCGGCGACAAGGCGACCTCGGAGTCGGCGCTTTTGCACGCGCTTGAAGTGATTGCTGAACGGTACGGCGCGGAGCCGGAGACGGTCGTGTTTCTGCAAGCTACCTCGCCGTTGCGCAAGCCGGGGGACATCGACCGTGCCGTCGAGCTGTTCCGGCGCGACGGGGCCGATTCGCTCATTTCGGTGACGCGGGCCGATGACCTCACCATATGGGAACAGCGCGGAGGCGACTGGAACAGCGTGAACTTCGACTATCGGAATCGCGGGATGCGGCAGGATCGACCGTCGCAGTTCATCGAAAATGGCTCGATCTACCTCTTCACGCCATCGGTGCTGCGCAAGTTCGGCAACCGTATCGGCCAGAAGCTCTCGGTCTATCCGATGGAGTTCTGGCAGACCTGGGAGATCGACACCATTGAAGAGGTCGATCTCGTTGAATTTTACCTGAAGCAGAAAGGCATCGACCGCTCGTTCAACCGATCCTGA